The nucleotide window caaatcatttttacatTACCTTGCAATAAGAAGATCGTCGACATACActgcaattatattaatattgtcCTTCTCATTGCGTGTGTACACACACGGCTCGCTGGCACAGGGAACAAAGTGCAGTTTTTGCAAGACTTTATTGAGCTTCCACTCTCTACCGCTATGTTTTAGCCCGTAAAGTGACTTCTTTAGTCTCAAAACTTTTCCATGATGCTTATCATCAAATCCTTCGGGTTGCTTCATATAGACTTCTTCGCTCAATGCGCTATTTAAGTAAGCTTTCGATACATCCGTCTGATGTAGAAATAAGTTATGCTCAACAGCCAGAGATATAATAAGTCTTACCGACGAATATCTGACAACTGGTGAAAACGTTTCAAAAAAGTCGATACCATATTGTTGTGCACATCCTTTAGCCAACAACCTCGATTGAAAACGCATCACATTGCCATCCTTATCTCCTTTGATGCCAAAAACCCACTTACTACCGATATCTCTTTTACCTTCTGGTAAGTCCTGTAGCTCCCATGTCTGATTAGCTTCGAGAGCGCCAATCTCCTTCTGAATTGATGCTACCCACTCTTGACTCATTTCAGACTGTGTCGCATCAGCAAACGTAACAGGTACCTTGACATCTTGAACCTTCATCATGTTTAACAAGTTGTATTGTTTTCGTGGACGCCCGGGTATTCCAGTATTTATCTTCTTAGGACGACCAGGACCACGAATTTCCCGTTTTTCGCTATCATCGCTCTTTGCACTCTCGTAAACATCAGAACTATCAGCTTCATTAACCTCGCTGTCAATTTGCTCTTCCTCGAGCACCTCTGCAccttctttgttgttgtccacTGCCAAAATCTGCGAACAATCAACTCCAATTTCGTCAATAAGTGCCGTCTCGTTCTCGCTGTTTCCATTCTTCGGATACCCTATAGTTTCCTCTAGAAAAACGACGTCTCTACTTTCGATTATCTGGTTCGATCCAATGGGCATTAATCTGTAGGCCTTCGCTGTTGTTGAATACCCTATCATCATGCATTCAATGCCTTTTGGCTTGAACTTTCCTGCATGTTTCTTATTTAATGCAATCGCTTT belongs to Drosophila teissieri strain GT53w unplaced genomic scaffold, Prin_Dtei_1.1 Segkk124_quiver_pilon_scaf, whole genome shotgun sequence and includes:
- the LOC122625556 gene encoding uncharacterized protein LOC122625556, whose translation is MMIGYSTTAKAYRLMPIGSNQIIESRDVVFLEETIGYPKNGNSENETALIDEIGVDCSQILAVDNNKEGAEVLEEEQIDSEVNRFTATSTQIGQMTHRIVNPTVDMSS